Proteins encoded within one genomic window of Geotalea daltonii FRC-32:
- a CDS encoding TRAP transporter substrate-binding protein: MKLRLALAISFLLVTAGIANAAVTLNYANFPPAATFPSIQMERWAKEVEKRTGGKVKIKTFPGGTLLGAKNMLEGVTSGTADMGNFAMSYQPGRFPVSEALDLYHGFTSAKVASQVLFDLVQKYQPREFAKVKVITLFTCPPTNFMTSKPVRSLKDLKGMELRVAGTSSEVLKRLGGVPVAMPQSETPEAIQKGVVKGMISSLEILQDFKFAAYTPYATIANLPVVSFAVVMNKAKWDSLPVDVKKVIDDLSREQALWTGEYVDRHVQEALAWSAKEYKHQVIQLPAPEQKQIAALLAPMTEAYIKKVSAQGLNGRQIIADVQALKAKYEKQGRKKK, from the coding sequence ATGAAACTTCGTCTTGCACTGGCTATATCGTTTCTGCTTGTTACCGCCGGCATTGCCAATGCCGCCGTCACCCTTAACTACGCCAACTTCCCGCCGGCAGCCACCTTCCCCAGCATACAGATGGAGCGCTGGGCCAAGGAGGTGGAAAAACGGACCGGCGGCAAGGTCAAGATCAAGACCTTCCCCGGCGGCACCCTTCTGGGGGCAAAGAACATGCTGGAAGGGGTCACCTCCGGCACTGCCGATATGGGCAACTTTGCCATGAGCTATCAGCCGGGTCGATTCCCGGTTTCCGAAGCTCTAGACCTCTATCACGGTTTCACCTCCGCCAAGGTGGCAAGCCAGGTGCTCTTCGACCTGGTGCAGAAATACCAGCCCAGGGAATTCGCAAAGGTCAAGGTCATCACCCTCTTCACCTGCCCGCCAACCAACTTCATGACCAGCAAACCTGTCAGATCCCTGAAGGACCTGAAGGGGATGGAGCTGCGCGTAGCCGGGACCAGCTCCGAGGTATTGAAGAGACTGGGAGGGGTGCCGGTGGCCATGCCCCAGTCGGAAACCCCGGAGGCGATCCAGAAAGGGGTAGTCAAGGGGATGATCTCCTCCCTGGAAATACTCCAGGACTTCAAATTTGCCGCCTACACCCCCTATGCCACCATTGCCAATCTGCCGGTGGTCTCCTTTGCCGTAGTCATGAACAAAGCCAAGTGGGACAGCCTCCCTGTCGATGTGAAAAAGGTCATTGACGATCTTTCCCGGGAGCAGGCGCTGTGGACCGGGGAATATGTGGACCGGCACGTGCAGGAGGCCCTGGCCTGGTCGGCAAAGGAATACAAGCATCAGGTAATCCAGCTGCCTGCCCCGGAACAGAAGCAGATTGCCGCACTCCTGGCCCCCATGACCGAAGCATACATCAAGAAGGTAAGCGCCCAAGGGCTGAACGGCAGGCAGATCATAGCAGACGTCCAGGCGTTGAAGGCCAAGTATGAGAAACAAGGCAGGAAGAAAAAGTAA